A genomic region of Exiguobacterium oxidotolerans JCM 12280 contains the following coding sequences:
- the glgA gene encoding glycogen synthase GlgA produces MKVWFAATEATPFIKTGGLADVVGSLPLALAEEGAEVSVVLPNYGQIKEQFKSEMEFLFDFIVPVGWRQQFGAVLRLKQDGVTFYFIDNEYYFNRDGIIYGHYDDAERFAYFSRAVLEMIQHLDRAEVPDVIHCHDWQTGVIPAFLRIHYQHLERYQDIKTVFTIHNLQYQGVFPEEVLGDLLGLSHEHFTMDGLAHNGLVNYMKAGLVHANQITTVSPSYRDEIMDPYYGESLESILQHRAVDVRGILNGIDYRQFNPETDEHLVENYDVETAEEGKAVNKEALQKELGLPVNPDVPLFGFVSRLVDQKGIDLLAHILPDLFELDAQFIILGSGEAEYEGLFHHATTIRPDKVASYIGFDVGLAQRIYAGSDAFLMPSRFEPCGLSQLISMKYGSLPVVRETGGLRDTVTPFNQFTLEGNGFSFSNYNAHDFLDAIKRTIDVYQDKPVFKHLIETAMEEDFSWIRSADEYLALYHLIAPSVD; encoded by the coding sequence ATGAAGGTATGGTTTGCTGCCACAGAAGCGACACCCTTCATCAAGACGGGGGGGCTAGCTGACGTCGTCGGCTCGCTCCCTTTAGCGCTTGCTGAAGAGGGTGCGGAAGTATCCGTTGTCTTACCGAACTATGGTCAAATTAAAGAACAGTTCAAGTCGGAAATGGAATTTTTATTCGATTTCATCGTACCCGTCGGCTGGCGTCAACAATTTGGTGCCGTCCTACGTCTGAAACAGGATGGTGTCACATTTTATTTCATCGATAATGAATATTACTTTAATCGAGATGGGATTATTTATGGTCATTACGACGATGCGGAGCGTTTCGCATACTTTTCCCGGGCAGTCCTCGAGATGATTCAACACCTTGATCGTGCGGAAGTACCAGATGTCATTCATTGTCATGATTGGCAGACCGGTGTCATTCCAGCTTTCTTACGAATTCATTACCAACACCTTGAGCGTTATCAAGACATCAAGACGGTCTTTACGATTCATAATTTGCAGTACCAAGGTGTATTCCCAGAAGAAGTTCTTGGCGATTTACTTGGCCTCAGCCATGAACACTTTACGATGGATGGACTTGCGCATAATGGTCTCGTCAATTATATGAAAGCGGGACTTGTTCATGCCAATCAAATTACGACGGTCAGCCCATCGTATCGGGATGAAATCATGGACCCCTACTATGGCGAGAGTCTAGAATCCATCTTGCAACACCGGGCAGTCGATGTTCGTGGGATTTTAAACGGAATTGACTACCGTCAATTCAATCCGGAAACAGACGAGCATCTTGTCGAGAATTATGATGTTGAGACGGCTGAAGAAGGAAAAGCAGTAAATAAAGAAGCATTACAAAAAGAATTGGGTCTACCGGTCAATCCGGATGTTCCACTTTTCGGATTCGTGTCGCGTCTTGTCGACCAAAAAGGAATTGATTTACTTGCGCACATTTTACCTGATTTATTCGAACTCGACGCGCAGTTTATCATTCTCGGGTCAGGTGAGGCGGAATACGAGGGCTTGTTCCACCATGCGACAACAATTCGTCCGGATAAAGTGGCTTCATACATCGGCTTTGACGTCGGACTCGCCCAACGTATTTATGCAGGGAGCGACGCGTTCTTGATGCCGTCACGCTTTGAACCGTGTGGACTCAGTCAATTGATTTCGATGAAGTATGGTTCTTTACCTGTCGTCCGTGAAACAGGTGGTTTGCGAGACACAGTGACACCATTCAATCAATTTACATTAGAGGGAAATGGCTTCTCGTTCTCGAATTATAATGCACATGACTTCCTTGACGCGATCAAGCGAACGATTGATGTCTATCAAGATAAACCAGTCTTTAAGCATCTGATTGAGACAGCAATGGAAGAAGATTTTAGCTGGATTCGCTCAGCCGATGAATATTTAGCACTCTATCATCTCATCGCACCATCTGTTGACTGA